One Micropterus dolomieu isolate WLL.071019.BEF.003 ecotype Adirondacks linkage group LG23, ASM2129224v1, whole genome shotgun sequence DNA window includes the following coding sequences:
- the nf2b gene encoding NF2, moesin-ezrin-radixin like (MERLIN) tumor suppressor b — translation MSILGLKKKQPKTFKVKVITMDAEMEFSCEVKWKGKDLFDLVCRTVGLRETWFFGLRYTVKDTYAWLKQEKRVLDQEVPKDSPITFHFLAKFFPEKVEEELVQEITQHLFFLQVKKQILDEEIFCSPEASVLLASYAVQAKYGDYDPNFHKPGFLAQDELLPKRVLMQYQMTADMWEEKITAWYAEHRGIARDEAEMEYLKIAQDLEMYGVSYFAITQNKRDTELLLGVDAQGLHIYSPNSKLNPNKSFPWSGIRNISYSEKEFTIKPLDKKKDVFKFYSSQLRVNKLILQLCIGNHDLFMRRRKVDSIEVQQMKAQAKEEKARKKMERQILAREKQMREEAERAKEEMERRLFQLQDEARLANEALLRSEETADLLAEKAQIAEEEAKLLAHKAAEAEQDRQRLEVTAMKTKEEKRLMEQKMREAEQLAVKLVEQSERRLKEADHLKQDLTEAKDAERRAKQKLLEITKTTYPLIAAYSTPPAPPAPPEAADFAYESSSTRLDFKDSDMKRLSMEIERERLEYMEKSKHLQDQLKELKTEIESLKLEEQQQQAGLYNLCSEARGYVQEPVYIPHSNRNSAYMSQMAFFEEV, via the exons ATGTCAATCCTAGGATTAAAGAAGAAACAGCCAAAGACTTTCAAAGTCAAAGTTATCACCATGGATGCTGAAATGGAGTTCAGCTGTGAG GTGAAGTGGAAAGGTAAAGACCTGTTTGACCTGGTGTGTCGCACTGTTGGTTTGAGGGAGACCTGGTTCTTTGGACTGAGGTACACAGTAAAAGACACCTATGCCTGGCTAAAACAAGAGAAAAGG GTCTTAGACCAGGAGGTCCCCAAGGACTCTCCcataacatttcatttcctgGCTAAATTCTTCCCAGAAAAAGTAGAAGAAGAGCTGGTCCAAGAAATAACTCAGCACCTCTTCTTCTTACAG gtgaaaaaacaaatattagatGAAGAGATATTCTGTTCCCCCGAAGCATCTGTTCTGCTGGCATCATATGCTGTCCAAGCCAAG TATGGGGACTATGACCCAAACTTTCACAAGCCAGGCTTCTTGGCACAAGATGAGCTTTTGCCAAAAAGA GTTTTGATGCAATACCAAATGACAGCGGACATGTGGGAGGAGAAGATCACAGCTTGGTATGCAGAGCACAGAGGCATCGCCAG GGACGAAGCTGAAATGGAATACCTGAAAATCgcccaggaccttgagatgtaCGGTGTCAGCTACTTTGCCATTACT CAAAATAAGAGGGACACAGAGCTGTTACTCGGAGTGGATGCTCAGGGTCTTCACATCTACAGCCCCAACAGCAAACTCAACCCTAACAAGTCCTTTCCTTGGAGCGGCATCCGCAACATCTCTTACAGTGAAAAGGAG TTCACAATCAAACCCCTGGACAAGAAGAAAGATGTTTTCAAGTTCTACTCATCTCAACTGCGCGTCAACAAGCTG ATCCTGCAGTTATGCATTGGTAACCATGATCTAttcatgaggaggaggaaggtggaCTCCATTGAAGTGCAGCAGATGAAGGCTCAAGCTAAAGAGGAGAAGGCTCGCAAGAAG ATGGAGCGTCAAATCCTGGCCCGGGAAAAACAAATGAGGGAGGAAGCAGAACGAGCAAAAGAAGAGATGGAACGAAGACTTTTCCAGCTGCAGGACGAGGCACGACTGGCCAACGAGGCACTG CTGCGATCTGAGGAGACAGCGGACCTGCTGGCAGAGAAGGCCCAGATTGCTGAGGAGGAGGCCAAACTGTTGGCCCACAAGGCTGCagaagctgagcaggacaggCAGAGGTTAGAGGTCACTGCCATGAAGACCAAGGAGGAGAAAAGGCTGATGGAGCAGAAGATGAgggaggcagagcagctggctGTCAAACTGGTGGAGCAGTCCGAGAGGAG GTTGAAGGAGGCAGATCACCTGAAACAGGACCTGACGGAGGCAAAGGACGCTGAGCGGAGAGCCAAGCAGAAGCTGCTGGAGATCACCAAAACAACATACCCT CTCATAGCAGCCTACTCTACTCCCCCTGCTCCCCCTGCTCCTCCTGAAGCAGCCGACTTTGCCTATGAATCGTCATCTACGCGCCTCGACTTCAAGGACTCCGACATGAAAAGGTTGTCTATGGAGatcgagagagagag GCTGGAGTACATGGAGAAGAGTAAACACCTACAGGACCAGCTGAAGGAGCTGAAGACAGAGATCGAATCTCTGaagctggaggagcagcagcaacaggctGGCCTGTACAACCTCTGCAGTGAAGCAAGGGGATACGTCCAGGAGCCTGTCTACATACCTCACAGCAAC CGAAACTCTGCGTACATGTCTCAGATGGCCTTCTTTGAAGAAGTGTGA
- the mettl27 gene encoding methyltransferase-like protein 27 translates to MSAVTNTFENVKAVILSAHKSTTSAEKVNFYNSWAKNYDQDVAVLDYRAPSLAANSISSHFSGDRDAAVVLDVACGTGLVAKQMKRHGFCHFVGIDGSEAMLESARESGLYKDLKQCMLGEEPLPVQWGYFDVVVIVGALSVGQVPVGAVREFCKSTKPGGYVCMTTRSNRDNVDYKAALERELKQMEEEGLWTCVEVAEVDDWERAVSELEDGYISGAVYLYKKM, encoded by the exons ATGTCAGCTGTCActaatacatttgaaaatgtgaaagCAGTTATCTTATCAGCTCATAAGAGCACCACATCAGCAGAAAAGGTCAACTTCTACAACTCCTGGGCAAAGAACTATGATCAG GATGTGGCTGTCCTGGACTACCGTGCACCAAGCCTGGCAGCAAACAGCATCTCCTCCCATTTCAGCGGCGACCGTGATGCAGCTGTCGTGTTGGATGTGGCCTGTGGTACAGGACTGGTGGCCAAACAG ATGAAGAGACAtggattttgtcattttgtgggTATTGATGGAAGCGAGGCAATGTTGGAGTCGGCCAGAGAGAGCGGGCTGTACAAGGATCTGAagcagtgcatgctgggagagGAGCCACTACCTGTCCAGTGGG GTTACTTTGATGTAGTTGTGATCGTTGGAGCACTGAGTGTTGGTCAGGTCCCGGTTGGTGCAGTCAGAGAGTTCTGCAAGTCCACCAAACCAG GTGGCTACGTTTGCATGACAACCAGAAGTAACCGTGACAATGTGGACTACAAAGCCGCCCTGGAGCGTGAGTTGAAGCAGATGGAGGAAGAGGGGCTCTGGACATGTGTAGAAGTAGCAGAGGTGGATGACTGGGAGAGAGCGGTGTCAGAGCTTGAGGACGGCTACATATCTGGTGCAGTGTACCTGTATAAGAAAATGTAG